Proteins encoded in a region of the Vicia villosa cultivar HV-30 ecotype Madison, WI linkage group LG5, Vvil1.0, whole genome shotgun sequence genome:
- the LOC131601808 gene encoding GTPase LSG1-1-like: protein MGKNPKNELGRALVKQHNHMIQQTKEKGRIYKKKFLESFTEVSDIDAILEQGDGDEEQLLDLPVPPPTARINLDPASGSVFNGSTPEEIKKEQRIEEALHASSLRVPRRPSWSAEMSADELHANETQHFLTWRRSLARLEENKKLVLTPFEKNLDIWRQLWRVVERSDLIVMVVDSRDPLFYRCPDLEAYVKEVDVHKRTLLLVNKADLLPASVREKWAEYFRAHDILFIFWSAKAATAVLEGKKLGSSQTDNMASANNPDTKIYGRDELLARLQSEAEEIVHRRRNSGSSGTGSSTIESSGENTSASSSSSHVIVGFVGYPNVGKSSTINALVGQKKTGVTSTPGKTKHFQTLIISEKLTLCDCPGLVFPSFSSSRYEMITCGVLPIDRMTEHRECVQVVANRVPRHVIEEIYNISLPKPKSYESQSRPPLASELLRTYCASRGQSTSSGLPDETRASRQILKDYIDGKLPHYAMPPNVSNQELASEDSTGHDQDNSHVSDSSDIEDSSDVETETVLTPKLEHVLDDLSSFDIANGLASNKVAAKKTKESHKHHKKPQRTKDRSWRAGKAGKDDTDGMPIARFHQKPVNAGPLNV, encoded by the exons ATGGGAAAGAATCCAAAGAACGAGCTAGGTAGGGCTCTTGTGAAGCAACACAATCACATGATTCAACAAACCAAGGAGAAGGGTCGAATCTACAAGAAGAAGTTTCTCGAATCGTTCACCGAAGTTTCTGATATCGACGCCATCCTTGAACAAGGGGATGGAGATGAGGAACAGCTGCTCGATCTTCCTGTTCCTCCTCCAACCGCCCGCATCAATCT GGATCCTGCGTCTGGTAGTGTCTTTAATGGTTCGACGCCTGAAGAAATCAAGAAGGAGCAGAGGATTGAAGAGGCTCTGCATGCTAGCAGTCTTCGAGTTCCACGGAG GCCATCATGGAGTGCTGAAATGTCTGCTGACGAGCTTCATGCCAATGAAACACAACATTTCTTAACTTGGCGTCGCAGCTTAGCCAG ACTTGAGGAAAATAAGAAGCTTGTCCTTACTCCATTTGAGAAAAATCTTGATATCTGGAGACAGCTCTGGCGGGTTGTTGAGCGCAGTGATTTG aTTGTTATGGTTGTTGATTCACGAGATCCATTATTCTATCGCTGTCCTGACCTTGAG GCTTATGTAAAGGAGGTTGATGTGCATAAACGCACATTGCTTTTGGTTAATAAGGCAGATCTTTTACCTGCTTCTGTCAg AGAGAAATGGGCAGAATACTTTCGTGCTCATGATATTCTCTTTATCTTCTGGTCAGCCAAAGCTGCTACTGCAGTTTTGGAAGGCAAAAAACTTGGTTCATCACAGACTGATAACATGGCAAGTGCAAATAACCCAGACACAAAGATATATGGAAGGGATGAGCTTTTAGCCCGCCTGCAATCAGAGGCTGAAGAGATAGTACACAGGAGAAGAAATTCAGGCTCCTCTGGCACAGGGTCATCCACTATTGAATCCTCAGGTGAAAATACTTCTGCTAGTTCATCGTCAAGTCACGTGATTGTGGGATTTGTTGGATATCCTAATGTAGGGAAAAGTTCAACTATCAATGCTCTAGTTGGACAAAAGAAAACCGGTGTCACCTCTACCCCAGGAAAAACAAAGCACTTTCAGACATTAATTATTTCTGAAAAGTTGACACTTTGTGATTGTCCTGGGTTAGTTTTTCCATCTTTCTCAAGCTCAAGATATGAGATGATTACTTGTGGGGTGTTGCCAATTGATAGGATGACCGAACACAGGGAGTGTGTCCAAGTTGTCGCCAATAGAGTCCCGAGACATGTCATAGAAGAGATCTATAACATCAGTCTTCCTAAACCTAAGTCATATGAGTCCCAATCCCGCCCCCCTCTAGCATCTGAACTTTTGAGAACATATTGTGCTTCTCGTGGGCAATCTACTTCTAGCGGACTGCCTGACGAAACCAGAGCTTCTCGGCAGATACTGAAAGATTACATTGATGGGAAGCTGCCTCACTATGCAATGCCGCCTAACGTGTCAAATCAAGAATTAGCTTCTGAAGATTCCACTGGACATGACCAAGATAATTCACATGTGTCAGATTCATCTGATATTGAAGATTCTTCAGATGTTGAGACTGAGACTGTACTTACACCAAAACTTGAGCATGTGTTGGACGACCTCAGTTCATTCGACATTGCTAATGGGCTTGCTTCAAACAAAGTTGCAGCTAAGAAGACCAAGGAATCACATAAGCACCACAAAAAGCCGCAGAGGACAAAAGATCGTTCATGGAGAGCCGGGAAAGCAGGGAAGGATGATACAGATGGGATGCCAATTGCAAGATTCCATCAGAAGCCAGTAAATGCAGGTCCTCTGAATGTTTGA